The Porites lutea chromosome 4, jaPorLute2.1, whole genome shotgun sequence genome contains a region encoding:
- the LOC140935266 gene encoding uncharacterized protein translates to MQGSSEVIMERSNPLGTELVVSTSSTVDMTCGHPELLQSPAIPVSLKTAASPSPMDCESEEADSANVGLEQALQSFVSKEIQERIQKILEEVQQLSDTEKLLLYLRLPGETASESKDDFDQNQSLPISTTRAEQTQAFHWIRCHLEECDNNSTLPKHEVYDEYKAHCESMNAARTLSAPDFGKIIKCVFPRVKARRLGTRGNSKYCYSGIQRKKNVKPPTLPSLQVPSASEKEKSSNNSANSPNGGDKIEEDQTLSAACMLVCEWANKLLGRVFSTLIELARFLVGGSYVSSKSMAAFVVMSSNDLSTPQISHSLVSLLTPLKQSDDPMLLSQKRRQSQQMPKKMPQRQQQKQIQQIPSNSLIQQGAALCNTTPQLLAHKALVSVSSPQKTPHKQPLHIQPKPIQASLQSPPSQIGQFYQQQQPQSGNPTTTPSGFPSKIRPVTPSMMSPTTPIQQAMPQTPSPFQSSPKFNTPGTPQNRPVTPSSANATPRHTPNSAEPTRFLFTPITNGSQEQRVNRGETSPPTLRPTATHPSQLINSDWPQQGAAQMGVNDMPMSPSKQPRLINQNPPSTPTSNRRPGSFAYPLPSPRTPQRIAPQQYVTSPTMASPGVGRQLNPVSPNVVQRSQEFMLPTAISHVETMASTGYSQGVSMSSVVSSGSDVHMTQQQQQQQQSKQGAPGLLPKSCRFSSGSDNGQVPQASMIQHQTMDYSPELESICNQAISSTGQMPPPSYQRSQSVPPLTQHALAEQRFHPLTPQTTTRPQHLTPSPMDSSNQHLNGLKELRNRVLHGDVNNNGSRPPPDSAFSARRNLTPMLNAEHSNMTAAPPNWAVSQVRTNHPNRAGEDHEMTILENNLTFADLSNENDETLSDLNTLDEATTEAVLRNICNNTSGVWPTNDVHTWPSSQPLQIMD, encoded by the exons ATGCAGGGCTCAAGCGAAGTCATTATGGAACGATCGAATCCTTTAGGCACTGAATTGGTCGTGAGTACCTCTTCGACTGTTGACATGACCTGTGGACATCCTGAGCTTCTTCAATCCCCAGCTATCCCAGTGTCTTTGAAGACAGCTGCCTCTCCGAGCCCTATGGATTGCGAGTCGGAGGAAGCTGATAGCGCAAACGTTGGCCTTGAGCAAGCTCTTCAATCGTTTGTAAG caaGGAGATACAAGAGAGGATCCAAAAAATTCTG GAAGAGGTACAACAGCTGTCAGACACTGAAAAATTGTTGCTCTATCTTCGACTTCCTGGTGAGACAGCCTCTGAATCCAAAGATGACTTTGATCA AAATCAAAGTCTTCCCATCTCTACTACAAGAGCAGAGCAAACACAAGCATTTCACTG GATTCGATGTCATTTGGAGGAGTGTGACAACAATTCCACTTTGCCCAAGCATGAAGTCTATGATGAATATAA AGCTCACTGTGAGAGCATGAATGCTGCTCGGACATTAAGTGCACCTGACTTTGGGAAGATTATCAAGTGTGTGTTTCCAAGAGTGAAGGCAAGACGACTAGGGACACGAGGGAATTCCAAATACTGTTATAGTGGaatccaaagaaaaaagaacgtAAAACCACCTACCCTGCCATCTCTACAAGTGCCATCagcaagtgaaaaagaaaag AGTTCAAATAATTCAGCAAACAGTCCAAATGGAGGAGACAAAATAGAAGAAGACCAAACCCTCTCAGCAGCTTGTATGCTTGTGTGTGAGTGGGCCAATAAACTCCTTGGTAGGGTATTCAGCACGTTGATTGAACTGGCCAGGTTTCTTGTTGGCGGGAGTTACGTATCCAGCAAATCCATGGCAGCATTTGTGGTAATGTCCAGCAATGATCTAAGCACACCTCAGATAAGTCATTCATTAGTGTCTCTATTGACACCCTTGAAGCAAAGTGATGATCCAATGTTACTGTCACAAAAACGGCGACAGTCACAGCAGATGCCTAAGAAGATGCCGCAAAGACAACAGCAGaagcaaattcaacaaattcCTTCCAATTCCTTAATCCAGCAGGGAGCAGCtctttgtaacacaacaccacAGTTACTGGCTCACAAGGCTTTG GTAAGCGTCTCAAGTCCACAGAAGACACCCCATAAACAGCCATTACATATCCAACCAAAGCCAATACAAGCATCTCTCCAGAGTCCCCCTTCTCAGATAGGACAGttttatcaacaacaacaaccacagtCAGGGAACCCTACCACTACACCCAGTGGATTTCCTTCCAAAATAAGACCTGTTACTCCATCGATGATGTCCCCGACAACTCCTATACAGCAAGCAATGCCACAGACACCTTCACCATTCCAGTCATCACCAAAGTTCAACACTCCAGGGACACCACAGAATCGTCCTGTTACTCCCAGTTCGGCTAACGCCACACCTAGACACACACCAAACTCAGCAGAGCCCACCAGGTTTTTGTTCACACCAATCACTAATGGATCACAAGAACAGAGGGTAAATAGAGGAGAGACAAGCCCTCCGACGTTGCGACCCACTGCAACCCATCCTAGCCAGCTTATTAATAGTGACTGGCCGCAGCAAGGAGCAGCACAGATGGGAGTCAATGATATGCCCATGTCACCCAGTAAACAACCAAGATTGATTAACCAGAACCCTCCTTCTACACCAACCTCAAACCGCAGACCTGGTTCGTTTGCGTACCCTCTGCCTTCTCCCAGAACTCCACAGCGCATAGCTCCACAACAGTACGTGACGTCGCCAACAATGGCTTCGCCCGGGGTGGGGCGACAGTTGAATCCTGTCTCGCCAAATGTTGTACAAAGGAGCCAGGAATTTATGCTCCCGACAGCGATTTCACATGTTGAGACTATGGCTTCCACTGGGTACTCTCAGGGGGTCAGTATGAGTAGCGTTGTCTCCTCTGGAAGCGATGTACATATGacacagcagcagcagcagcaacagcagTCTAAGCAAGG GGCACCTGGTCTGTTGCCCAAATCGTGTAGATTCAGCAGTGGTTCAGATAATGGACAAGTGCCGCAAGCGTCTATGATTCAACATCAAACAATGGATTATTCACCAGAATTGGAGTCGATCTGTAACCAGGCCATTAGTTCTACAGGTCAAATGCCTCCGCCATCGTACCAGCGAAGTCAGTCTGTTCCTCCCTTGACACAGCATGCGCTGGCCGAACAGCGGTTTCATCCATTGACACCGCAGACTACCACCCGTCCCCAGCACTTGACACCATCGCCCATGGACTCGTCAAATCAACACTTGAATGGTTTAAAGGAGCTACGCAACAGAGTTCTCCATGGTGATGTTAATAATAATGGCTCAAGACCACCGCCTGATAGCGCTTTCTCCGCGCGGAGAAACTTAACACCCATGCTCAACGCGGAACATTCAAACATGACCGCTGCCCCGCCGAACTGGGCGGTGTCACAGGTCCGAACAAACCACCCGAACAGGGCTGGCGAGGATCATGAAATGACCATTCTGGAAAATAACTTGACTTTTGCGGATCTAAgcaatgaaaatgatgaaacatTATCTGATCTAAATACGCTGGATGAGGCTACTACGGAAGCAGTACTGAGAAATATTTGTAATAACACCTCTGGTGTTTGGCCCACTAATGACGTTCATACATGGCCAAGCTCACAACCGCTGCAAATTATGGATTAA
- the LOC140935267 gene encoding atos homolog protein A-like isoform X1 codes for MKPGEVLTEAEGDVAGEMECEMQARDFFIHIGMLIVEGRTPQQSEKGRAEGPHCLSLISVAPHVCNPHVNYLCQKVCERKEKMTVLWENSSPMVITVLMQSPDDSNWILLEKWTIETVDGIGDVQSCSGNMLIQALRSHIHFSQLSAWLSRSKGSVPSQVLYRISDIGDDVASGEFLKEPDFHTFPLANLHSNRALRVSVHSLPRCEIFNFADEILASKINQLNAGQNCKCNENEDSLEFIDDPVRSPLKKKSCRKQCDPYHDVKILNGNNSMLNKQSILEFSKPSTSKSLVDQVVAMKCDDQNCLNTSKTSKDSLRSGYFKIRSLSDGPSISPLHEQMKTQQYEKENPSTTGSIGCDKQKSSSECEKLDVQVNWSHSSPKISNPGGYRQVLRNQRVGPGTIPIFNSKTGLPVSSSPAPLRRSATDLNFGDDCGETTNGIQEKSSNIDLTAKLSQSAPASTTQRLLGNFEESVLNGRMEAVGTVEGFTAELGASGSFCPAHVTLPVKAYFFSLSEDDAPSPYLGYISLDDSSISRKGYHVPTKGTVQLTLFNPNKTVVKMFVVLYDFSDMPPRAQTFLRQKTFSVWKRACHSDEGQMSLHYLIHLRFISSKSGRLYLHTDIKVIFARQPPDLPSGVTFSTVTDGPTEPRYTL; via the exons ATGAAGCCCGGCGAAG TGTTAACAGAGGCAGAAGGTGATGTTGCTGGTGAGATGGAGTGTGAGATGCAGGCAAGAGACTTCTTCATACACATTGGAATGCTGATAGTGGAAGGTCGTACACCACAGCAGTCAGAAAAAGGAAGAGCTGAAGGACCTCACTGCCTGTCCTTGATTAGTGTGGCCCCTCACGTCTGTAACCCACATGTAAATTACCTT TGTCAGAAAGTatgtgaaagaaaagaaaagatgacAGTGTTGTGGGAGAACAGTTCTCCTATGGTGATCACAGTCCTGATGCAGAGTCCAGATGATAGCAATTGGATTTTGCTGGAGAAGTGGACAATTGAAACTGTTGATGG GATAGGTGATGTGCAGAGTTGCAGTGGAAACATGCTGATCCAAGCTCTTAGATCTCACATTCACTTTTCTCAGCTCAGTGCCTGGCTGAGCAGAAGTAAAGGTTCTGTTCCTTCACAGGTCCTTTACAG AATATCAGACATAGGAGATGATGTGGCATCTGGCGAGTTTCTCAAAGAACCTGATTTTCACACATTTCCACTGGCAAATCTCCATAGTAACAGAGCACTTCGTGTTAGTGTCCATTCACTACCGAGATGTGAAATATTTAACTTTGCAGATGAAATCCTGGCTTCTAAAATAAATCAACTCAATGCTGGGCAGAACTGCAAATGTAATGAGAATGAAGACTCTTTAGAATTCATTGATGACCCAGTGAGGTCTCccttaaaaaagaaatcatgCAGGAAGCAGTGTGATCCTTATCATGATGTTAAGATTTTGAATGGTAACAATTCTATGTTAAACAAGCAAAGTATTCTGGAGTTTTCAAAACCTTCAACAAGCAAGAGTTTGGTTGACCAAGTAGTAGCAATGAAATGTGATGATCAGAATTGCTTAAACACTTCCAAGACCTCCAAGGATTCTCTTAGAAGTGGGTATTTTAAAATTCGTAGTCTTAGTGATGGACCATCTATTAGTCCATTACATGAACAGATGAAAACTCAACAGTATGAGAAAGAAAACCCAAGTACAACAGGCAGTATAGGCTGTGATAAACAG AAATCCAGTTCTGAATGTGAGAAACTTGATGTACAAGTAAATTGGAGTCACTCATCTCCAAAGATCTCAAACCCTGGTGGATACAGACAAGTTCTTCGAAACCAACGTGTGGGACCTGGTACTATTCCTATCTTCAACTCAAAAACAGGATTACCTGTCTCTTCAAGCCCG GCTCCCCTCCGTCGCTCTGCCACTGATTTGAACTTTGGAGATGACTGTGGGGAAACAACAAA TGGCATTCAAGAAAAGTCAAGTAACATAGACTTGACAGCAAAGCTGAGTCAAAGTGCTCCAGCCTCTACAACACAGCGTCTCTTAGGAAACTTTGAG GAGTCTGTGTTAAATGGCCGGATGGAAGCAGTAGGGACTGTTGAG GGTTTCACAGCTGAGTTAGGAGCCAGTGGATCTTTCTGCCCTGCTCATGTTACTCTTCCTGTCAAAGCATATTTTTTCAGCCTCTCCGAAGATGATGCCCCATCTCCTTACTTG GGCTACATTAGTTTAGATGATTCCTCTATAAGTAGAAAAGGCTATCATGTGCCTACCAAAGGAACCGTGCAACTG ACTTTGTTCAATCCCAACAAAACTGTGGTCAAGATGTTTGTTGTACTCTATGACTTTAGTGATATGCCTCCAAGGGCGCAGACTTTTTTACGTCAGAAAACGTTTTCAGTTTGGAAACGAGCTTGTCACTCAGATGAG GGTCAAATGTCTCTTCATTATTTGATTCATTTAAG ATTTATTAGTTCCAAATCTGGCAGACTCTATCTCCACACAGATATCAAAGTGATATTTGCACGCCAGCCCCCAGATCTCCCTAGTGGAGTTACATTTTCCACTGTCACTGACGGTCCTACAGAACCTCGATATACACTTTGA
- the LOC140935267 gene encoding atos homolog protein A-like isoform X2, translating to MKPGEVLTEAEGDVAGEMECEMQARDFFIHIGMLIVEGRTPQQSEKGRAEGPHCLSLISVAPHVCNPHVNYLCQKVCERKEKMTVLWENSSPMVITVLMQSPDDSNWILLEKWTIETVDGIGDVQSCSGNMLIQALRSHIHFSQLSAWLSRSKGSVPSQVLYRISDIGDDVASGEFLKEPDFHTFPLANLHSNRALRVSVHSLPRCEIFNFADEILASKINQLNAGQNCKCNENEDSLEFIDDPVRSPLKKKSCRKQCDPYHDVKILNGNNSMLNKQSILEFSKPSTSKSLVDQVVAMKCDDQNCLNTSKTSKDSLRSGYFKIRSLSDGPSISPLHEQMKTQQYEKENPSTTGSIGCDKQKSSSECEKLDVQVNWSHSSPKISNPGGYRQVLRNQRVGPGTIPIFNSKTGLPVSSSPAPLRRSATDLNFGDDCGETTNGIQEKSSNIDLTAKLSQSAPASTTQRLLGNFEESVLNGRMEAVGTVEGFTAELGASGSFCPAHVTLPVKAYFFSLSEDDAPSPYLTLFNPNKTVVKMFVVLYDFSDMPPRAQTFLRQKTFSVWKRACHSDEGQMSLHYLIHLRFISSKSGRLYLHTDIKVIFARQPPDLPSGVTFSTVTDGPTEPRYTL from the exons ATGAAGCCCGGCGAAG TGTTAACAGAGGCAGAAGGTGATGTTGCTGGTGAGATGGAGTGTGAGATGCAGGCAAGAGACTTCTTCATACACATTGGAATGCTGATAGTGGAAGGTCGTACACCACAGCAGTCAGAAAAAGGAAGAGCTGAAGGACCTCACTGCCTGTCCTTGATTAGTGTGGCCCCTCACGTCTGTAACCCACATGTAAATTACCTT TGTCAGAAAGTatgtgaaagaaaagaaaagatgacAGTGTTGTGGGAGAACAGTTCTCCTATGGTGATCACAGTCCTGATGCAGAGTCCAGATGATAGCAATTGGATTTTGCTGGAGAAGTGGACAATTGAAACTGTTGATGG GATAGGTGATGTGCAGAGTTGCAGTGGAAACATGCTGATCCAAGCTCTTAGATCTCACATTCACTTTTCTCAGCTCAGTGCCTGGCTGAGCAGAAGTAAAGGTTCTGTTCCTTCACAGGTCCTTTACAG AATATCAGACATAGGAGATGATGTGGCATCTGGCGAGTTTCTCAAAGAACCTGATTTTCACACATTTCCACTGGCAAATCTCCATAGTAACAGAGCACTTCGTGTTAGTGTCCATTCACTACCGAGATGTGAAATATTTAACTTTGCAGATGAAATCCTGGCTTCTAAAATAAATCAACTCAATGCTGGGCAGAACTGCAAATGTAATGAGAATGAAGACTCTTTAGAATTCATTGATGACCCAGTGAGGTCTCccttaaaaaagaaatcatgCAGGAAGCAGTGTGATCCTTATCATGATGTTAAGATTTTGAATGGTAACAATTCTATGTTAAACAAGCAAAGTATTCTGGAGTTTTCAAAACCTTCAACAAGCAAGAGTTTGGTTGACCAAGTAGTAGCAATGAAATGTGATGATCAGAATTGCTTAAACACTTCCAAGACCTCCAAGGATTCTCTTAGAAGTGGGTATTTTAAAATTCGTAGTCTTAGTGATGGACCATCTATTAGTCCATTACATGAACAGATGAAAACTCAACAGTATGAGAAAGAAAACCCAAGTACAACAGGCAGTATAGGCTGTGATAAACAG AAATCCAGTTCTGAATGTGAGAAACTTGATGTACAAGTAAATTGGAGTCACTCATCTCCAAAGATCTCAAACCCTGGTGGATACAGACAAGTTCTTCGAAACCAACGTGTGGGACCTGGTACTATTCCTATCTTCAACTCAAAAACAGGATTACCTGTCTCTTCAAGCCCG GCTCCCCTCCGTCGCTCTGCCACTGATTTGAACTTTGGAGATGACTGTGGGGAAACAACAAA TGGCATTCAAGAAAAGTCAAGTAACATAGACTTGACAGCAAAGCTGAGTCAAAGTGCTCCAGCCTCTACAACACAGCGTCTCTTAGGAAACTTTGAG GAGTCTGTGTTAAATGGCCGGATGGAAGCAGTAGGGACTGTTGAG GGTTTCACAGCTGAGTTAGGAGCCAGTGGATCTTTCTGCCCTGCTCATGTTACTCTTCCTGTCAAAGCATATTTTTTCAGCCTCTCCGAAGATGATGCCCCATCTCCTTACTTG ACTTTGTTCAATCCCAACAAAACTGTGGTCAAGATGTTTGTTGTACTCTATGACTTTAGTGATATGCCTCCAAGGGCGCAGACTTTTTTACGTCAGAAAACGTTTTCAGTTTGGAAACGAGCTTGTCACTCAGATGAG GGTCAAATGTCTCTTCATTATTTGATTCATTTAAG ATTTATTAGTTCCAAATCTGGCAGACTCTATCTCCACACAGATATCAAAGTGATATTTGCACGCCAGCCCCCAGATCTCCCTAGTGGAGTTACATTTTCCACTGTCACTGACGGTCCTACAGAACCTCGATATACACTTTGA